One window of Actinomycetota bacterium genomic DNA carries:
- a CDS encoding GDP-mannose 4,6-dehydratase: MKVLVTGISGFAGSHLTSYLRSLEGVEVAGLDLMPPGEQFLELFPEGPPTVYCCDLAEARPLARAIEAEQPDAVVHLAARAQVAGAWESAPAILETNILCTQALMQTLHEKAPQARVLIVSSSEVYGKVDQDRLPTGEDSPLKPNNPYSVSKVGQEFVGIQYHEAFGAEAVIARPFNHIGPRQVGNFVVPAFARQIARMEAGLRDPVLRVGNLESRRDFTDVRDIVRGYWLLLTSGKPGEAYNVASGVSRPISEILKKLLQLSTVKPRVENIPELMRPSDTPVVEGDTSKLRALGDWKPEIPLEQSLEDTLNYWREQVRTQQEG; encoded by the coding sequence ATGAAGGTCCTGGTCACGGGAATATCCGGGTTTGCGGGTAGCCATCTTACCAGCTACCTGCGCTCTCTCGAAGGCGTCGAGGTCGCGGGCCTGGACCTGATGCCGCCGGGCGAGCAGTTTTTGGAGCTGTTTCCCGAAGGACCCCCCACCGTCTACTGTTGCGACCTGGCCGAAGCCCGGCCGCTGGCGAGAGCCATCGAGGCCGAGCAGCCGGACGCTGTAGTACATCTGGCGGCCCGGGCCCAGGTGGCCGGGGCCTGGGAATCGGCCCCGGCGATCCTCGAGACCAACATCCTCTGCACGCAGGCGCTGATGCAGACCCTGCATGAAAAGGCCCCGCAGGCCAGGGTTCTGATCGTCAGCTCCAGCGAGGTCTATGGCAAGGTCGATCAGGACCGGCTGCCGACCGGCGAGGACAGCCCTTTGAAGCCCAACAATCCCTACTCGGTCAGCAAGGTCGGGCAGGAGTTCGTCGGCATCCAGTATCACGAGGCCTTCGGCGCCGAGGCCGTGATCGCGCGGCCCTTCAACCATATCGGCCCGCGGCAGGTAGGCAATTTCGTCGTGCCGGCCTTCGCCCGCCAGATCGCTAGGATGGAGGCCGGGCTGAGGGATCCGGTGCTACGGGTGGGAAACCTTGAGTCCCGGCGTGATTTTACCGATGTGCGGGATATTGTCCGCGGCTACTGGCTTCTGCTGACCAGCGGCAAGCCGGGAGAGGCGTATAATGTCGCATCGGGGGTTTCGCGCCCGATCAGCGAGATCCTGAAGAAGCTGCTGCAGCTCTCGACGGTGAAGCCCCGGGTGGAAAACATCCCCGAGCTGATGCGGCCATCCGATACGCCGGTGGTTGAAGGCGACACCAGCAAGCTGAGGGCGCTGGGCGACTGGAAGCCGGAGATTCCACTAGAACAGAGTCTGGAAGATACTCTGAATTATTGGCGGGAACAGGTAAGAACTCAACAGGAAGGGTAA
- a CDS encoding zinc metallopeptidase: MFYGGNPIFFTSMLLLIPGVLLSLYAQLKVKSTYKEYSQKQASSGVTGAQASRRLLDQEGLTDVGIEEIAGNLTDHYDPRERVMRLSQGVARGTSLAALGVAAHETGHAIQDARGYVPMKIRAAVVPAASFGSSLGPMIFLMGLFFSAARPLMTIGIILFTAAVIFQIVTLPVEFDASSRAMTLLQSNGLVVSSEAKGARKVLTAAALTYVAATLMAILSLLRMVIISRNN, encoded by the coding sequence ATGTTTTACGGAGGAAACCCGATCTTCTTCACCAGCATGCTGCTGCTGATCCCGGGAGTATTGCTCTCGTTATACGCGCAGCTGAAAGTGAAGAGCACTTACAAGGAATATTCACAGAAGCAGGCGTCAAGCGGCGTCACCGGCGCCCAGGCCAGCCGGCGGCTGCTCGACCAGGAGGGGCTCACCGATGTCGGCATCGAAGAGATAGCCGGCAACCTCACCGACCATTACGATCCGCGTGAGCGGGTCATGCGCCTCAGCCAGGGCGTCGCCCGCGGCACCTCGCTGGCAGCGCTAGGCGTTGCCGCCCATGAGACCGGCCACGCCATCCAGGACGCCAGGGGATATGTTCCCATGAAGATCCGCGCGGCCGTGGTGCCGGCGGCATCGTTCGGCTCGAGCCTCGGCCCCATGATCTTCCTGATGGGCCTCTTCTTCTCGGCGGCCAGGCCGCTGATGACGATCGGCATCATCCTCTTCACCGCGGCTGTGATCTTCCAGATCGTGACGCTGCCGGTGGAGTTCGATGCCTCTTCCCGCGCCATGACGCTGCTGCAGAGCAACGGGCTCGTCGTTTCCAGCGAAGCCAAGGGTGCGCGCAAGGTGCTCACCGCCGCGGCGCTGACCTATGTGGCCGCTACGCTGATGGCGATCCTGTCGCTCCTGCGCATGGTCATCATCAGCCGGAACAACTGA